In Lodderomyces elongisporus chromosome 1, complete sequence, a genomic segment contains:
- the PXA1 gene encoding ATP-binding cassette long-chain fatty acid transporter pxa1 — MINISRLAGYNKEDIKNILLLLQEFVITYKDNKVKLNYQSRPVILFFSTIIATAGFGFYFTIRNVISKYNEYLLNRRMRRPSLIRQSSNILKNGSREIFINKGKDRVTRIIIPKPNNDQYAADKYLYKDFERNQKLLQQSQKNVLFSSRFLNQLAIIWRILIPKFYCKNTSLLLSQCFFLIFRTWLSLLVAKLDGQIVKNLIAANGKKFSRDLIYWLLIAFPASYTNAAIKYLDQRLALGFRTNLTRYIHDMYLDKTMAYYKIGLGSSDIQNIDQYITDDVTKFCSSLTSLFSSMGKPFIDLIFFSVYLRDNLGSGAILGIFANYFATAIMLKKATPAFGKLSAKRTHLEGVYFNEHLNIMTNCEEIGFYKGSLIEKTKLKENFDKLMSHVSKEINTSFWYSIIEDYVLKYTWSAWGYFFAGLPVFLDEFWPAASTETGGKEVGSGSGSGSASGKNQASELASERKNMRQFITNKRLLLSLADAGSRLMYSIKDVNTLTGYTDRVFDLLTQLQRVHSPRFDYGDKMGIADIHGTIQNNYPDGLRFENIPVIIPTAEGSEYPPLVDNLKFQIKNRNMLILGSNGSGKTSIARIIAGLWPLYRGLLSKPNDDDIFYLPQKTYFTTGNLRDQIIYPHTYVEMLEMGYNDDYLYHILREVKLEYLLQREGNFNVVKDWKDVFSGGEKQRMSIARVLFKHPKLVVLDESTNAVSTDVEDYLFELLQQKKIPFITLSHRPLLMKYHDFILEIKEGGNWKLHDLTSEENLKSIDNEIHEIEEKIAQTEKWEKRKDEINQYLDGHFDDISMESSIDLSGKDIKVGSA; from the coding sequence ATGATTAACATCTCGCGATTAGCAGGATACAACAAGGAGGATATCAAAAATATCCTTCTCTTGTTACAGGAGTTTGTCATTACGTACAAGGACAACAAGGTCAAGCTTAATTATCAATCACGGCCCGTGATCCTATTCTTTAGTACAATCATTGCCACTGCTGGATTTGGCTTTTATTTCACTATCCGAAATGTCATATCCAAGTATAACGAGTACCTCCTCAATAGGAGAATGAGACGTCCTAGTCTTATAAGACAATCCTCCAATATCTTGAAAAATGGGTCGAGAGAAATTTTTATCAATAAAGGCAAAGATAGAGTAACCAGGATCATCATCCCTAAACCCAATAACGACCAATATGCTGCAGACAAGTACTTGTACAAGGACTTTGAACGGAATCAAAAATTGTTGCAGCAACTGCAGAAAAATGTACTTTTCAGCTCAAGATTCTTGAACCAGCTTGCCATCATTTGGCGGATATTGATTCCGAAATTTTATTGCAAAAATACATCATTATTGCTTTCacagtgtttttttttaatctttagAACATGGCTTTCTTTGCTTGTTGCTAAACTAGATGGTCAGATTGTCAAGAACTTGATTGCAGCAAATGGGAAAAAGTTTAGTCGTGATTTGATTTATTGGCTATTGATTGCATTCCCAGCATCCTATACTAATGCTGCAATAAAGTACTTGGATCAAAGATTAGCACTTGGCTTTAGAACCAATTTGACAAGGTACATTCATGACATGTATCTTGACAAGACCATGGCATACTATAAGATTGGATTGGGAAGTAGCGACATTCAGAACATCGATCAATACATCACAGATGACGTCACCAAGTTTTGCTCATCCTTGACCTCATTGTTCTCCTCCATGGGTAAGCCATTTATTGACTTGATATTCTTTTCAGTGTATTTGAGAGATAATTTGGGAAGCGGAGCCATCCTCGGTATTTTTGCCAATTATTTTGCTACTGCAATCATGTTGAAAAAAGCAACTCCTGCATTTGGTAAATTGTCTGCTAAAAGAACACACCTTGAAGGTGTTTACTTTAATGAACACCTCAACATCATGACCAACTGTGAAGAAATTGGCTTTTATAAAGGTTctttgattgaaaaaacaaaattgaaggAAAACTTTGATAAATTGATGAGTCATGTGAGTAAGGAGATCAACACGAGTTTTTGGTATTCTATAATTGAAGATTATGTTTTGAAATATACTTGGTCAGCATGGGGTTACTTTTTTGCTGGTTTACCGGTATTTTTAGATGAGTTTTGGCCAGCGGCTTCGACTGAAACAGGTGGGAAAGAAGTTGGCtctggttctggttctggttcAGCAAGTGGGAAAAACCAGGCTTCCGAATTGGCTAGCGAAAGGAAGAATATGAGACAGTTTatcacaaacaaaagactTTTGTTATCCTTGGCCGATGCTGGATCAAGATTGATGTACTCAATTAAAGATGTAAATACATTAACTGGGTACACTGATAGGGtgtttgatttgttgaCACAATTGCAACGTGTGCATTCACCAAGATTTGATTATGGTGACAAGATGGGTATTGCTGATATCCATGgaacaatacaaaataatTATCCCGATGGATTAcgatttgaaaatattCCTGTGATTATTCCTACTGCCGAAGGTTCTGAATATCCACCCTTGGTTGATAATTTGAAATTCCAGATCAAGAATCGAAACATGTTGATTTTGGGATCCAATGGTAGTGGTAAGACCTCAATAGCAAGAATCATAGCTGGTTTATGGCCATTGTACAGGGGTCTTCTTTCGAAAccaaatgatgatgacatTTTCTATCTCCCACAAAAGACGTATTTCACAACTGGTAATTTGCGTGATCAAATCATTTACCCTCACACATATGTTGAAATGCTTGAAATGGGCTATAATGACGATTACTTGTACCATATTTTACGAGAAGTAAAGCTTGAATATCTTTTGCAAAGAGAAGGTAATTTTAACGTAGTTAAGGATTGGAAGGATGTGTTTAGTGGTGGTGAGAAGCAGAGAATGAGTATTGCTAGAGTATTGTTTAAGCATCCCAAATTAGTGGTTTTGGACGAGAGTACCAATGCCGTGAGTACTGATGTGGAAGATTACTTGTTTGAATTGCTTcagcagaagaagattCCATTTATTACACTTTCGCACAGACCATTGCTTATGAAGTATCATGACTTTATTTTGGAGATAAAGGAAGGTGGCAACTGGAAATTACACGATTTGACCAGTGAAGAGAACTTGAAGAGTATTGATAATGAGATCCATGAGATTGAAGAGAAGATTGCTCAGACTGAGAAAtgggaaaagagaaaagatgAGATCAACCAATACTTGGATGGTCATTTTGACGATATTTCAATGGAAAGCTCAATTGATCTTTCTGGGAAAGATATTAAAGTAGGTTCAGCCTAG
- the CDA2 gene encoding chitin deacetylase (CAZy:CE4) — translation MTISLLLHWLLISIKVVASSTVLKSQFGTKHQIVKQPIPQVHTNANEQLLFRSVLSTDLPDKAQVPASPMSFPAKLAFPQWLTDFTGLRDWPGLDPPYIPLDFIDFKLIQDVPQHKQGQCSQYSELRTTKACSFDCFNCVEYDDVYTCPRLSQTFDDGPSLYTRKILDAMDKSNTKTTLFTLGVNIIRFPDVYQESMQKGHIMGSHTWSHKFLPQLTNEEIIAQLEWSIWAMNATGHHLPKWFRPPYGGIDNRVRSILRQFGMQATLWDFDTFDWKMLEQGANSWKESDILSDVQMFKKQKNGQGLILEHDAIERTCDVGVEILRKIVGPKQMTVPQCVQGIDYIKTF, via the coding sequence ATGACGATATCATTGCTTCTACATTGGTTACTAATCAGCATTAAAGTTGTCGCAAGTAGCACAGTATTGAAACTGCAATTTGGTACTAAACACCAAATTGTCAAACAACCTATTCCACAAGTCCACACCAATGCAAATGAACAATTATTGTTTAGACTGGTTTTATCAACTGATTTACCAGACAAAGCACAAGTGCCTGCTTCGCCAATGCTGTTCCCAGCCAAGCTTGCCTTCCCGCAATGGCTTACGGATTTCACTGGGCTACGTGACTGGCCTGGTTTAGACCCACCGTATATTCCATTGGACTTTATAGATTTCAAATTGATACAGGATGTGCCACAGCACAAGCAAGGTCAATGTTCGCAGTATTCTGAATTGCGTACTACAAAAGCTTGTTCGTTTGATTGTTTCAATTGTGTGGAGTATGATGATGTCTATACTTGCCCACGATTGTCGCAAACGTTTGATGATGGACCATCACTTTACACAAGAAAGATTCTTGATGCGATGGATAAATCAAATACCAAGACGACATTGTTTACTTTAGGAGTCAATATCATTAGATTTCCTGATGTTTATCAAGAATCTATGCAAAAGGGTCATATTATGGGCTCGCATACTTGGTCACACAAGTTTCTTCCCCAATTGACGAATGAAGAAATCATTGCTCAGTTGGAGTGGAGTATTTGGGCGATGAATGCTACTGGTCATCATTTGCCAAAATGGTTTCGTCCACCGTATGGGGGCATTGATAATCGAGTGCGTTCAATTTTGCGACAGTTTGGTATGCAGGCTACCTTGTGGGATTTTGATACATTTGACTGGAAGATGTTGGAGCAAGGTGCGAATTCCTGGAAAGAGCTGGATATTTTGAGCGATGTGCAAATGtttaagaaacaaaagaatggaCAAGGACTAATCTTGGAACATGATGCGATTGAGAGAACGTGtgatgttggtgttgaGATTTTGAGGAAAATTGTAGGGCCAAAGCAAATGACAGTGCCGCAATGTGTTCAAGGTATTGACTATATCAAAACATTTTAA
- the NAP1 gene encoding histone chaperone (BUSCO:EOG09263ULA), which translates to MTDPIKSKNGDISKAPTPQNTPASVTNSYLKSQPPTVSTIDEVNEDKIGQTLANNPALLSMMQGKLNDLVGKSSGYVANLPSAVKDRIYGLKSIQQQQMKLEAEFQRELLELEKKFFKKYEPLYQKRREIIVGEKEPTETEVEEGKALDDLDAEDEDDEDEEEEEEKEEEEEGDEDSSTKGIPGFWLTSLENLTTVSETITDRDSEVLQYLTDIRMEYLSTPGFKLIFEFDDKENPFFTNKQLTKTYHYQAELGYSGDFVYDHATGCDIEWTSKENNTTINIERRKQRNKTTKQTRTIEKLTPTESFFNFFDPPKPPKREEEGEEHDEEDDDDDEEEEDEELEARLELDYQLGEEIKDRLIPRAVDWFTGDAVDFAYPDEFEGEEDGEYSDEDGNDEDDDEDDDDDDDNDGEGDAGAGQKQPPPECKQQ; encoded by the coding sequence aTGACAGACCCAATCAAGTCCAAGAACGGAGACATCTCCAAAGCACCAACGCCTCAGAACACTCCCGCTAGTGTGACCAACTCATACTTGAAATCGCAACCACCCACGGTGTCCACCATCGATGAAGTTAATGAAGACAAGATTGGTCAAACTTTGGCCAACAACCCAGCATTGCTCAGTATGATGCAAGGTAAACTAAATGATTTAGTCGGTAAAAGCAGTGGCTATGTTGCTAATTTGCCACTGGCTGTTAAGGACAGAATCTATGGCTTAAAGAGtatacaacaacaacaaatgaaACTAGAGGCTGAGTTCCAAAGAGAGTTATTGgagttggaaaagaagtttttcaaaaagtacGAACCACTTTatcaaaagagaagagaaataaTTGTTGGTGAAAAGGAGCCAACTGAGActgaagttgaagaaggtAAGGCATTGGATGACTTGGATGCGGAAGATGAGGATGAcgaggatgaagaagaagaggaagagaaagaagaagaagaagaaggtgaTGAAGATAGCAGCACCAAGGGTATTCCAGGATTCTGGTTGACTTCATTGGAAAACCTCACTACTGTTTCTGAAACAATCACTGATCGTGACTCTGAGGTTTTGCAATATTTGACCGATATCCGTATGGAGTACTTGTCTACCCCTGGTTTTAAACTTatttttgagtttgatgaCAAGGAAAACCCATTTTTCACCAACAAACAGCTTACAAAGACATACCACTATCAAGCTGAGTTGGGATACAGTGGTGACTTTGTATATGATCATGCTACTGGTTGCGATATTGAGTGGACATCAAAGGAAAACAATACAACCATCAACATTGAGAGAAGGAAACAGAGAAACAAGACCACTAAGcaaacaagaacaattgaaaagttgACACCTACTGAAtcgtttttcaatttctttgacCCACCAAAACCACCAAAACGTGAAGAAGAGGGAGAAGAACAtgacgaagaagacgatgatgatgatgaagaagaggaagatgaagagTTGGAAGCTAGATTGGAGTTGGATTATCAATTGGGTGAAGAGATCAAAGATCGTTTGATTCCACGTGCAGTTGATTGGTTTACTGGAGATGCAGTTGATTTTGCATACCCTGACGAATTTGAAGGTGAGGAGGATGGTGAATATTCTGACGAGGATggtaatgatgaagatgatgacgaagatgatgatgatgatgatgataacgATGGTGAAGGTGATGCAGGAGCTGGTCAGAAACAACCTCCACCTGAATGTAAGCAACAATAA
- the NMA1 gene encoding Nicotinamide/nicotinic acid mononucleotide adenylyltransferase 1, producing MDPTNDPNFTPPSLTKNFEPTAPSHKIPHNTPIQPFVMEDLGEALDDPAPHPAATHTRPSAASHKSFDSASYDADSKYISKIPRKHTELINSSSDEEEEEVKKKVDAKENDGKIFTKYEADRPDKEILPPSIQVRSSQIADLEEVPHGITRQATELSNYHFPTHRLATTLSDDSKSPLVIVACGSFSPITYLHLRMFEMALDAVMESTRFEVVGGYFSPVSSNYKKQGLASAHHRVRMCELACERTSSWLMVDAWESLQPRYTRTALVLDHFNEEINIKRGGVMTKSGQKRGVKIMLLAGGDLIESMGEPDVWADFDLHHILGRYGCLIVERTGSDVRSFLLSHDIMYEHRKNILVIKQLIYNDISSTKIRLFIRRGMSVQYLLPNSVIRYIQQHNLYGDSEPVKQVMSDRVE from the coding sequence ATGGACCCAACAAACGATCCCAACTTCACTCCACCGTCACTAACTAAAAACTTTGAGCCTACTGCTCCACTGCACAAGATCCCCCACAATACGCCAATACAACCATTTGTAATGGAAGACTTGGGAGAGGCATTGGATGATCCAGCGCCACACCCGGCTGCCACTCATACAAGACCCAGCGCAGCCTCACACAAATCCTTTGATAGTGCATCCTACGATGCCGACTCCAAatatatttcaaaaatacCTAGGAAACATACCGAGTTGATCAACTCGTCCTctgacgaagaagaagaagaagtcaagaagaaagttgacgcaaaagaaaatgacgGAAAAATTTTTACGAAATACGAAGCGGATCGCCCGGATAAAGAGATTCTCCCACCTTCGATTCAAGTGAGATCTTCACAGATTGCCGACTTGGAAGAAGTGCCACACGGAATCACAAGACAAGCAACAGAGTTGAGCAATTACCATTTCCCAACACACCGGCTAGCCACTACATTGCTGGATGACTCCAAATCACCATTGGTGATTGTTGCGTGTGGTAGTTTCTCTCCAATAACATATTTACACTTGCGAATGTTTGAAATGGCATTGGACGCAGTAATGGAACTGACCAGATTTGAAGTTGTTGGTGGATATTTCAGCCCCGTATCATCAAACTACAAGAAACAAGGCTTGGCTCTGGCGCACCATAGAGTACGAATGTGCGAGTTGGCGTGCGAGCGAACATCAAGCTGGCTTATGGTGGATGCCTGGGAATCTTTACAACCAAGGTATACGAGAACTGCATTGGTTTTGGACCACTTTAATGAAGAGATTAATATTAAGCGAGGCGGTGTAATGACCAAGTCAGGCCAGAAAAGAGGCGTCAAGATTATGCTTTTGGCAGGCGGCGACTTGATTGAATCCATGGGTGAACCAGATGTATGGGCAGATTTCGACCTCCATCATATCTTGGGCAGATATGGCTGCCTCATTGTTGAACGCACAGGGTCAGATGTAAGAAGTTTCCTATTGAGTCACGATATCATGTACGAACACAGGAAAAATATCTTGGTTATCAAGCAATTGATCTACAATGATATCTCCTCGACCAAAATACGATTGTTTATCAGACGAGGCATGTCCGTACAGTACCTTTTGCCCAATTCTGTAATCAGATATATACAACAGCATAACCTATATGGCGACTCCGAGCCAGTGAAGCAGGTTATGTCCGATAGAGTAGAATAA
- the LEU1 gene encoding 3-isopropylmalate dehydratase (BUSCO:EOG09260SL3), translated as MSAKTLYDKVFDDHVVLKDTSYLLFIDRHLIHEVTSPQAFEGMQQAGRTVRRPDCTLATVDHNIPTISRKNFKNVDTFIEQDDSRLQVKTLEKNVKEFNIPYFGMRDDRQGIVHVVGPEQGFTLPGTTVVCGDSHTSTHGAFGALAFGIGTSEVEHVLATQTIIQTKSKNMRIFVDGSLSEGITSKDLVLHVIGVIGTAGGTGCVIEFAGKAIEDLSMEARMSICNMAIEAGARAGMIKPDQTTFDYIKGRPLAPKGEQWEKALKYWKTLYSDPGAKFDYDIKIAAKDIVPTITWGNSPQDALPISAKVPDPANVSDPIKKEGMLRALKYQGLEPNTPLKDIKIDKAFIGSCTNSRIEDLRAAAKVAKGHHKAPNVKQVLVVPGSGLIKTQAEKEGLDKIFEAAGFDWREAGCSMCLGMNPDILDPEERCASTSNRNFEGRQGARSRTHLMSPAMAAAAAIKGHFTDIREFDYVGNDEPHIAISDDENDEKEDKELQDAVYDHEKEPMSDDDDSFSVEDERINDVPETTGGFGLEKFTKFTGIAAPLHKANVDTDAIIPKQFLKTIKRTGLKDGLFYEARFVKSNGKDVETDFILNQEPYRKAEILVVTGDNFGCGSSREHAPWALKDFGIKSIIAPSFGDIFYNNSFKNFLLPIRLPQEVIESKLIPHIENKLTIDLPNQQIRDGTTDEVLVEKFEVEEFRKHCLVNGLDDIGLTLQKEKHIVEYEAKRRDKFSFLEGGSKLVKPIKGSKKSKFGLKTPEW; from the coding sequence ATGTCGGCAAAAACTCTTTACGATAAAGTTTTTGATGATCATGTGGTCCTCAAGGACACATCATATTTGCTTTTCATCGATAGACACTTGATTCATGAAGTGACATCGCCACAAGCATTCGAAGGTATGCAACAAGCAGGACGTACAGTGCGTCGTCCAGACTGTACTCTTGCCACTGTTGATCACAATATTCCAACAATTTCGAGAAAGAATTTCAAAAACGTTGATACATTTATTGAACAGGATGATTCGAGACTTCAAGTGAAGACCTTGGAAAAGAATGTGAAGGAATTCAACATTCCATACTTTGGAATGAGGGATGACAGGCAAGGTATTGTCCATGTTGTTGGACCAGAACAAGGTTTCACACTACCAGGTACCACAGTTGTGTGTGGTGACTCGCATACATCAACTCATGGTGCATTTGGTGCTCTAGCATTTGGTATTGGTACTTCAGAGGTTGAACATGTCTTGGcaacacaaacaatcaTTCAAACAAAATCCAAGAATATGAGGATATTTGTTGACGGGTCATTGAGTGAGGGTATCACTTCCAAGGATCTTGTCTTGCATGTTATTGGAGTCATTGGTACTGCTGGTGGTACTGGATGTGTTATTGAGTTTGCAGGTAAGGCTATTGAAGATTTGTCCATGGAGGCAAGAATGTCGATATGTAATATGGCCATTGAAGCTGGTGCTCGTGCCGGTATGATCAAGCCAGATCAAACTACATTTGACTACATAAAGGGAAGACCATTGGCTCCAAAAGGTGAGCAATGGGAGAAAGCTTTAAAGTACTGGAAGACATTGTACTCTGACCCAGGTGCAAAGTTCGATTACGATATAAAGATTGCTGCTAAAGATATCGTTCCCACAATCACATGGGGTAACTCACCTCAAGATGCATTGCCAATTAGTGCCAAGGTACCAGATCCAGCAAATGTAAGTGATCCAATTAAGAAAGAAGGTATGTTGAGAGCTTTGAAATATCAAGGTTTAGAACCAAATACACCATTGAAGGATATCAAGATTGATAAAGCTTTCATTGGATCGTGTACCAACTCAAGAATAGAAGATTTGAGGGCTGCGGCAAAAGTGGCTAAAGGTCACCACAAAGCGCCCAATGTGAAGCAAGTTTTGGTTGTTCCAGGATCAGGTCTTATTAAAACACAAGCTGAAAAGGAAGGTTTGGACAAGATTTTCGAAGCAGCTGGTTTTGATTGGAGAGAAGCTGGATGTTCGATGTGTTTAGGAATGAACCCAGATATTCTTGATCCAGAAGAGAGATGTGCTTCGACGTCGAATAGAAATTTCGAAGGTCGTCAAGGTGCAAGATCAAGAACACATTTGATGTCACCAGCAATGGCTGCAGCTGCAGCCATCAAGGGTCATTTCACTGATATCCGTGAATTTGACTATGTTGGTAATGATGAACCACACATTGCTATtagtgatgatgaaaacGACGAGAAGGAAGATAAAGAATTACAAGATGCAGTTTACGACCACGAAAAGGAACCCATGAGTGATGACGACGATTCATTCTCGGTTGAGGATGAAAGGATAAATGATGTTCCAGAAACTACTGGTGGGTTTGGATTGGAAAAGTTCACCAAATTCACCGGTATTGCAGCTCCACTTCACAAGGCTAATGTGGACACCGATGCCATTATTCCTAagcaatttttgaaaaccaTCAAACGTACTGGTTTAAAGGATGGTTTGTTTTATGAGGCTAGGTTTGTCAAATCCAATGGTAAAGATGTGGAAACCGACTTTATTCTTAATCAGGAACCATACAGGAAAGCCGAAATTTTGGTTGTTACTGGTGACAactttggttgtggttcCTCTAGAGAGCATGCACCATGGGCATTGAAGGACTTTGGTATCAAATCAATCATTGCACCATCATTTGGTGACATTTTCTACAACAACTCattcaaaaactttttgcTCCCAATTAGATTGCCACAAGAAGTTATTGAATCGAAGTTGATCCCACATAtcgaaaacaaattgacCATTGATTTGccaaatcaacaaattaGAGATGGTACTACTGATGAGGTTTTGGTTGAGAaatttgaagttgaagagtTTAGAAAGCATTGTTTAGTGAATGGTTTGGATGATATTGGATTGactttgcaaaaagaaaaacacattGTGGAATATGAAGCCAAGAGAAGAGacaaattttcttttcttgaagGTGGATCAAAATTGGTGAAGCCAATCAAAGGTTCTAAAAAGAGCAAGTTTGGTCTCAAGACTCCAGAATGGTAA
- a CDS encoding uncharacterized protein (BUSCO:EOG09262D4G) yields the protein MNLTQQLSFVLPHNESFKSIYVQSKPVSVKSPILFKKNAQPLLSKPQDTLKIRHFFILVQNDLIILGVEIYTYIQVFDDHIDQYIFVSKCDTTGLQKLNSFKVADVVEVVIKYIINYNISSYKIKLKHKKKTKSTIKESKEVNGTLALIKKLQKRIAVGRTKIPYHHHEEEKEEEADADADDALISLGKSTVKASNLFALPSRHNLRLCLFTKTAPQYLFPNSSKNPSKHNITGQTLLKWWIPIINRATLSWSQHKLLIPGSDTIATAKFIENYPNWRQGHIFGETSDRKETERSDRDMEASEDDNDNGNEIVINNSNQNKDKIGKQDKGMACEPLAVYNIPLFPDDPKGRFLEHLIVENRLQKMTTARFYKELGYRQEFRLGDCVGLIGCSVDDYKYVSNETRPDVGNDNTRKTDLEILKPLVVSVKQYKSFIDLMKSVSYDSIESVQHLVQNYIPEYFLSCGLKHFQYDSIIGLRKVETKSTVDSEEKKRKNIDGVVSQPIANDLTGLIKRRKK from the coding sequence ATGAATCTCACACAACAACTATCATTTGTTCTCCCTCATAATGAATCATTCAAACTGATATATGTTCAATCAAAACCAGTATCAGTCAAATCAccaattcttttcaaaaagaatgcTCAACCTTTGCTCCTGAAACCTCAGGATACATTAAAGATTCGacatttcttcatcttggTTCAAAATGATTTGATAATCTTGGGTGTAGagatatatacatatattcaAGTATTTGATGATCATATCGACCAATATATCTTTGTCTCCAAGTGTGACACCACCGGATTGCAGAAGCTAAACTCTTTTAAAGTAGCAGACGTTGTTGAAGTGGttataaaatatataattaATTACAATATACTGCTGTACAAGATCAAATTGAAGcataaaaagaagacaaagtCAACCATcaaagaaagtaaagagGTAAATGGAACACTTGCGCTAATCAAAAAGCTACAGAAAAGAATTGCTGTGGGCAGAACAAAAATAccctaccaccaccatgaagaagaaaaagaagaagaagccgatgctgatgctgatgatgcGTTGATATCGTTGGGAAAATCAACTGTAAAGGCATCCAATCTCTTTGCATTGCCACTGCGTCATAACCTTCGGCTATGTCTATTCACAAAGACTGCACCACAATATTTATTTCCAAACTCATCGAAAAACCCTTCGAAACACAATATCACTGGGCAAACTCTCCTAAAGTGGTGGATCCCAATTATCAACAGAGCCACTCTAAGCTGGCTGCAACATAAACTCCTTATACCAGGATCTGATACCATTGCAACGGCAAAGTTTATTGAAAATTATCCAAACTGGAGACAGGGCCACATATTTGGCGAAACAAGcgatagaaaagaaacggAAAGAAGTGATAGAGACATGGAAGCTAGTGAAGATGACAATGACAATGGAAATGAAATTGTAATTAACAATAGTaatcaaaataaagataaaattGGCAAACAAGATAAGGGCATGGCTTGTGAACCGCTTGCCGTATACAACATTCCCTTATTCCCCGATGATCCAAAGGGACGGTTCTTGGAACATCTTATTGTGGAAAATCGTCTTCAAAAAATGACCACTGCCAGATTCTATAAGGAACTAGGGTACAGACAAGAATTTCGGTTGGGTGATTGTGTAGGACTAATTGGGTGTTCTGTTGATGATTACAAATACGTGTCGAATGAAACTAGGCCAGATGTTGGAAACGATAATACAAGAAAAACAGACTTGGAAATTTTGAAACCACTAGTTGTTAGTGTCAAGCAGTATAAATCATTTATTGACTTGATGAAACTGGTAAGTTACGATTCCATCGAGAGTGTACAGCATCTTGTTCAAAATTACATACCTGAATACTTTTTGTCCTGTGGGTTAAAACATTTCCAATACGATTCAATTATAGGTTTAAGGAAAGTGGAGACGAAAAGTACAGTTGATAgtgaggaaaaaaagaggaaaaacaTCGATGGTGTTGTTTCCCAACCTATTGCAAATGATCTTACAGGTTTAATCAAGAGACGAAAGAAGTAG